One genomic window of Chitinivorax sp. B includes the following:
- a CDS encoding DUF2160 domain-containing protein → MEWMAWTPIVAGFFLCVVVMLIGMTIWEIVSPTIARRGFLPLTTTRGDRLFLGLLSAAYVNLAWTGLTDTHQLIGTGISFVVLLIIMRWG, encoded by the coding sequence ATGGAATGGATGGCCTGGACCCCTATCGTAGCTGGCTTCTTTCTTTGTGTAGTGGTGATGCTGATTGGCATGACCATCTGGGAAATCGTCAGCCCGACAATCGCACGGCGCGGTTTTCTGCCACTGACGACAACGCGTGGTGATCGTTTATTTTTGGGCTTGCTCAGCGCAGCTTATGTCAACCTAGCCTGGACTGGGTTGACTGATACACACCAGCTAATTGGTACTGGTATCTCGTTTGTCGTACTGCTAATCATCATGCGCTGGGGCTGA
- a CDS encoding carbohydrate ABC transporter permease — protein sequence MKKRSILLTIYLILAILPIYWMLTMALKSNEEILGGFSLWPVQVTFDNFKLILTDPSWYSGYINSLIYVAINTVLSVAVALPAAYAFSRYNFMGDRHLFFWLLTNRMSPPAVFLLPFFQLYSSIGLFDQHIAVALAHMLFNVPLAVWILEGFMSGIPREIDETAYIDGYSFPRFFLRIFIPLIRAGIGVTAFFCFMFSWVELLLARTLTSVDAKPIAAVMTRTVSAAGMDWGVLAAAGILTIVPGALVIWFVRNYIAKGFAMGRV from the coding sequence ATGAAAAAACGAAGCATCTTGCTGACGATCTACTTGATCCTGGCCATTCTGCCCATTTATTGGATGTTGACCATGGCACTGAAATCAAACGAGGAAATCCTCGGCGGATTCAGTCTTTGGCCAGTGCAAGTCACTTTTGATAACTTCAAACTGATTCTGACAGATCCATCCTGGTACTCGGGTTACATCAACTCGCTGATCTATGTCGCAATCAACACGGTACTGTCAGTAGCCGTCGCGTTGCCGGCAGCTTATGCATTTTCCCGATACAACTTTATGGGTGACAGACATTTGTTCTTCTGGTTGCTGACCAACCGCATGTCGCCACCAGCTGTATTTCTGCTGCCGTTCTTCCAGTTGTATTCCAGCATTGGCCTATTTGATCAGCACATTGCCGTTGCCCTGGCACATATGCTGTTCAACGTACCACTGGCAGTGTGGATTCTGGAAGGATTCATGTCCGGTATTCCGCGTGAAATTGACGAGACGGCCTACATCGATGGTTACAGTTTTCCGCGCTTTTTTCTTCGCATCTTCATTCCATTGATTCGCGCAGGCATTGGGGTGACTGCCTTCTTCTGTTTCATGTTCAGTTGGGTGGAGTTATTGCTGGCACGAACACTGACATCGGTCGATGCCAAGCCGATTGCCGCTGTAATGACCCGTACCGTCAGTGCGGCTGGGATGGATTGGGGCGTACTGGCTGCAGCAGGGATTCTGACGATCGTGCCGGGTGCACTGGTGATCTGGTTTGTACGTAACTACATCGCCAAAGGTTTTGCGATGGGCCGCGTCTAA
- a CDS encoding sugar ABC transporter permease — translation MNKTLNQKAWFLVLPVILSVAFSALIPLMTVVNYSVQDILGPDQRVFVGTEWFKAVLRDSELHGALYRQIIFSSAVLMIEIPLGIMLALALPATGWRASLSLVLLAMPLLIPWNVVGTIWQIFGRTDIGLAGVLLTKVGIDYNYTGNAIDAWLTVLVMDVWHWTPLVALLCYAGLRAIPEAYYQAAKIDGASRLAVFRFIQLPKMRGVLLIALLLRFMDSFMIYTEPFVLTGGGPGNATTFLSQYLAQKAVGQFDLGPAAAFSLIYFLIILLLCFVFYNLIQNAGQASQQEIKA, via the coding sequence ATGAACAAAACCCTCAATCAGAAAGCCTGGTTCCTAGTCCTACCGGTAATCTTATCTGTGGCATTTTCTGCCCTCATCCCATTGATGACCGTAGTGAACTACTCAGTACAGGATATTCTGGGCCCCGATCAGCGCGTGTTCGTTGGTACCGAATGGTTCAAGGCAGTATTGCGAGACAGCGAATTACATGGCGCATTGTATCGCCAGATCATCTTCTCCAGCGCCGTTCTGATGATCGAGATTCCGCTCGGTATCATGTTGGCCCTGGCATTACCCGCCACAGGCTGGCGTGCTTCGCTCAGCCTCGTATTACTGGCCATGCCCCTGTTGATCCCCTGGAATGTAGTTGGCACCATCTGGCAAATTTTTGGACGGACCGATATCGGTTTGGCTGGTGTATTACTGACCAAAGTGGGTATTGACTACAACTATACAGGTAACGCCATTGATGCTTGGCTGACTGTACTGGTAATGGATGTGTGGCACTGGACACCGCTGGTCGCCCTGCTCTGTTACGCAGGCTTGCGTGCCATCCCGGAAGCGTATTACCAGGCAGCCAAGATTGATGGTGCCTCCCGCTTGGCCGTGTTTCGCTTCATTCAACTGCCAAAAATGCGTGGTGTACTGCTGATCGCCCTCCTACTGCGCTTCATGGATAGCTTCATGATCTACACCGAACCGTTCGTACTGACTGGTGGCGGCCCTGGTAATGCCACCACCTTCCTGTCGCAATATCTGGCACAAAAGGCAGTTGGCCAGTTTGATCTGGGACCCGCAGCAGCATTCTCACTGATCTATTTCCTGATCATCCTGTTGCTGTGCTTCGTGTTCTACAACCTGATTCAGAACGCCGGGCAGGCCAGCCAACAGGAGATAAAGGCATGA
- a CDS encoding ABC transporter ATP-binding protein has product MAKIELVNLGHRYASHLPFSLQPQSMVWDDGGAYALLGPSGCGKTTLLNIISGLLIPSDGKVLFDGKDVTQLPTEKRNIAQVFQFPVIYDTMTVFDNLAFPLRNRKVAESEVRSRVQEIAEILDLSSELKRRASGLSAEDKQRISLGRGLVRKDVAAVLFDEPLTVIDPHVKWLLRRQLKRIHQQLKLSLIYVTHDQIEALTFADQVVVMYEGRVVQSGPPQALFETPEHTFVGHFIGSPGMNLLPCEVLENSIQLADQQLPIPPERIQQLRKAGNKLTLGIRPEFVRRARNGDRSTVSARIVKLEDLGTYKLLTAKIGDQTVRAKLGEHELLDGSQVRLAFEPERIMFYADGQRVE; this is encoded by the coding sequence ATGGCTAAAATTGAACTTGTCAACCTTGGGCACCGCTACGCCAGCCACCTGCCCTTTTCGCTGCAACCACAAAGCATGGTGTGGGATGATGGTGGCGCTTACGCTTTGCTTGGGCCATCCGGCTGCGGCAAGACCACGCTGCTGAATATCATTTCTGGTTTACTGATTCCCAGTGACGGCAAAGTACTGTTTGACGGCAAAGATGTCACCCAACTCCCCACCGAAAAACGCAATATTGCACAGGTCTTTCAGTTCCCGGTCATCTACGACACGATGACAGTGTTTGACAACCTTGCCTTTCCTTTGCGCAACCGCAAAGTAGCTGAAAGCGAGGTACGCAGCCGTGTACAGGAGATCGCCGAGATCCTGGATCTATCCTCGGAGCTGAAGCGCCGCGCCAGTGGTTTATCCGCAGAGGACAAGCAGCGGATTTCACTTGGTCGCGGTCTAGTGCGCAAAGATGTGGCTGCAGTCCTCTTCGATGAACCCCTGACGGTCATTGATCCACATGTGAAATGGTTGTTGCGTCGTCAGCTCAAACGCATTCACCAGCAGCTGAAATTGTCACTGATCTATGTCACCCATGACCAGATCGAGGCCCTGACCTTTGCAGACCAGGTGGTCGTCATGTATGAGGGTCGTGTCGTACAAAGCGGGCCCCCACAGGCTCTTTTCGAGACTCCGGAACACACCTTCGTCGGCCACTTTATCGGGAGCCCAGGCATGAATCTGTTGCCCTGCGAAGTATTGGAAAACAGCATTCAACTTGCCGACCAACAACTACCTATCCCCCCTGAGCGCATACAACAACTGCGTAAAGCAGGTAACAAATTGACACTTGGCATTCGTCCGGAATTTGTCCGCCGTGCCAGGAATGGCGATCGTAGCACCGTCAGCGCTCGCATCGTGAAGCTGGAAGATCTTGGCACTTACAAGCTCTTAACCGCCAAAATTGGTGATCAGACTGTACGGGCGAAGTTGGGCGAACATGAATTACTTGATGGTAGCCAAGTACGGTTGGCATTTGAACCAGAACGCATCATGTTCTATGCCGATGGGCAACGGGTTGAATAA
- a CDS encoding ABC transporter ATP-binding protein, which translates to MQLKLNGVSKRVGGETHIYPLDLELAPGQINVLLGPTRAGKTTLMRLMAGLDSPTSGRVIDSDIDVTGVSVRKRNLAMVYQQFVNYPSFTVFENIASPLKLQGGISAAEIKARVNAVAEKLHIAHLLDRLPGELSGGQQQRTAMARALVKQAPLLLLDEPLVNLDYKLREELRAELKDLFTNGETTVVYATTEPQEALLLGGHTVVMDEGRLLQHGPTLDVFHAPVSVRVAEVFSDPPMNLLAAHLHATQREVALGNSTRLSLSSHLNTLNEGGITVGIRPCHVRLTPQSGQDCAIPCDVDLAEISGSDTYLHAHHSGISLVAQLPGVQLLNPGSKITLYINPAEVFAFTPSGQLLASPERNALQAAHHASAAV; encoded by the coding sequence ATGCAGTTGAAGTTAAACGGCGTCAGCAAACGGGTTGGGGGTGAAACCCATATCTACCCGCTGGATCTGGAGCTTGCGCCGGGACAGATCAATGTCCTGCTCGGGCCAACCCGGGCTGGCAAAACCACGCTGATGCGATTGATGGCTGGGCTTGATAGCCCCACCAGTGGCCGCGTGATCGACAGTGACATTGACGTGACCGGTGTATCAGTCCGCAAGCGTAATCTGGCGATGGTTTACCAGCAGTTCGTCAATTATCCATCATTCACTGTGTTTGAAAACATTGCCTCGCCCCTCAAACTACAAGGTGGCATCAGTGCTGCAGAGATCAAAGCCAGAGTGAATGCCGTGGCGGAAAAGCTACATATTGCACACTTGCTGGATCGCTTACCCGGCGAGCTTTCCGGCGGGCAGCAGCAACGTACCGCCATGGCACGTGCTTTGGTCAAACAGGCTCCATTACTATTACTGGACGAGCCCCTAGTCAATCTAGATTACAAGTTGCGTGAAGAACTGCGCGCAGAATTGAAAGACCTGTTCACCAATGGCGAAACAACTGTGGTCTATGCCACAACTGAGCCTCAAGAAGCGCTCTTACTAGGTGGTCATACCGTAGTAATGGACGAAGGTCGTCTTTTGCAACACGGACCAACACTGGATGTGTTCCATGCACCGGTGTCTGTTCGTGTCGCAGAAGTATTCAGCGACCCGCCAATGAACCTGCTGGCGGCCCATCTCCATGCAACGCAGCGTGAAGTGGCTTTGGGTAACAGCACCCGCCTGTCACTGTCTTCCCATTTAAATACCTTGAATGAAGGGGGTATCACAGTAGGTATTCGCCCTTGCCATGTACGATTGACACCGCAAAGTGGCCAGGACTGTGCCATCCCGTGTGACGTCGACTTGGCAGAGATCAGCGGCTCAGATACCTATCTGCATGCTCACCATTCAGGAATATCCCTGGTTGCCCAATTACCTGGTGTGCAATTGCTCAATCCTGGCAGCAAAATCACGCTCTATATCAACCCCGCCGAAGTATTCGCGTTTACACCGTCAGGCCAGCTATTGGCCTCGCCAGAGCGCAATGCGTTACAGGCGGCACACCACGCCTCTGCTGCAGTGTAG
- the glpD gene encoding glycerol-3-phosphate dehydrogenase, with protein sequence MQKVDFDILVIGGGINGTGIARDAAGRGYSVLLCEKDDLAQHTSSASTKLIHGGLRYLEYYEFGLVRKALQEREVLLRSAPHIMWPLRFVMPHNSAMRPAMLIRAGLFLYDHLARREILRGSRAIDLRQHPAGAPLKSGYSRGFVYSDGWVQDSRLVTLCALDAAERGAAIHTRTHCTAAHRDGNHWRVTLQDNVGMQRTVTARALVNAAGPWVAEVLGQVTQVNASRRVRLVKGSHIVVPKLFEHHYAYIFQNPDKRIIFAIPFEQDFTLIGTTDIEYTGDPNAVQADEDEINYLCDMASRYFHHKVDPGNVVWHYSGVRPLLDDESSNASSVTRDYALECDTNGAPVLSVFGGKITTFRKLAEEAIDKLQSLLGGGSPAWTDSATLPGGDIPGADYEAFLQLIKTLHPWLPDSLAARYTRAYGTRCAQLLANARHMSDLGTEILPGLFEAEIRYLMNTEWARTAADILWRRSKLGLCALGNGETVLNAWLTQASDLPQQKADFAA encoded by the coding sequence GTGCAAAAAGTGGATTTCGATATCCTGGTGATTGGTGGTGGCATCAATGGTACCGGTATAGCCCGTGATGCAGCAGGACGAGGGTATTCGGTATTATTGTGTGAAAAAGACGACCTGGCACAACACACTTCCTCTGCCAGTACCAAGCTCATCCACGGTGGTCTGCGGTATCTGGAGTACTATGAATTCGGCTTAGTGCGCAAAGCATTGCAAGAACGCGAAGTGCTGCTACGGTCAGCACCACATATCATGTGGCCACTGCGGTTTGTCATGCCCCATAACAGCGCCATGCGACCGGCCATGCTGATCCGCGCGGGCCTGTTTCTTTATGATCACTTGGCCCGTCGTGAGATATTACGTGGTTCCCGTGCCATCGACTTACGTCAGCACCCTGCTGGGGCACCACTCAAATCGGGCTACAGCCGCGGCTTTGTATATTCCGATGGCTGGGTACAGGATTCGCGCCTCGTCACACTGTGCGCGCTGGATGCCGCTGAACGCGGTGCTGCAATACATACCCGCACCCATTGCACGGCGGCACATCGGGACGGTAACCATTGGCGCGTTACCCTTCAAGACAATGTAGGCATGCAACGCACGGTCACTGCTCGGGCACTGGTCAATGCAGCGGGCCCCTGGGTAGCGGAAGTGCTCGGACAGGTCACACAAGTCAATGCATCCCGTCGTGTCCGACTAGTGAAAGGTAGCCATATTGTGGTACCGAAGCTTTTTGAGCACCACTATGCCTATATCTTTCAGAACCCTGATAAACGCATCATTTTCGCCATTCCGTTCGAGCAGGATTTCACCCTGATTGGGACCACCGATATCGAGTACACCGGCGATCCCAATGCCGTGCAAGCTGACGAAGATGAAATCAACTACCTCTGTGATATGGCCAGCCGCTACTTCCACCACAAAGTAGACCCAGGCAACGTAGTCTGGCATTACTCCGGTGTGCGGCCATTGTTAGATGACGAATCCAGCAATGCATCCAGTGTGACTCGTGACTATGCACTGGAGTGCGACACCAATGGTGCGCCCGTACTCTCCGTATTTGGCGGCAAAATCACTACCTTCCGAAAACTGGCAGAAGAGGCCATAGATAAGCTACAGTCGCTGCTTGGCGGTGGTTCGCCAGCCTGGACGGATAGCGCAACACTGCCTGGTGGTGACATTCCCGGGGCCGATTACGAGGCGTTTCTGCAGTTGATCAAAACCCTGCATCCGTGGCTACCAGATAGCTTGGCGGCACGTTATACCCGGGCTTATGGCACTCGATGTGCACAGCTACTGGCCAATGCTCGCCACATGAGCGATCTTGGTACTGAAATCTTACCTGGGCTATTTGAGGCAGAAATCCGATATCTGATGAACACCGAATGGGCACGGACCGCAGCCGATATTCTTTGGCGTCGCTCGAAACTGGGCTTATGCGCCCTTGGCAATGGCGAAACAGTGCTGAATGCATGGCTTACTCAAGCATCAGACCTACCGCAGCAAAAAGCAGATTTTGCAGCCTGA
- a CDS encoding SAM-dependent methyltransferase — translation MTYGTLYLIPAPLGDVPLTYFLPTDAQQIAAKLQHFIVEHPKTARQYLKQIEIQSPLQQLQMSELNEHTPTNAVASLLKPLLEGHDAGLLSEAGCPAIADPGALLVRHAHAHGIRVKPLVGPSSILLALMASGANGQRFSFHGYLPANPANRAKALKDLERRSSQQDEAIAFIETPYRNNQLLETIQNQCKGSTLLCAAANLNTDEEQIISLPIANWPKPAPNLHKIPTVFVLYAKS, via the coding sequence ATGACTTACGGCACGCTCTACCTCATTCCAGCGCCCCTAGGCGATGTTCCACTTACCTACTTCCTGCCAACAGACGCGCAACAGATTGCTGCCAAGCTGCAACACTTTATTGTCGAACATCCCAAAACTGCTCGACAGTATTTGAAGCAGATTGAGATTCAGAGCCCCCTACAACAGCTGCAGATGAGCGAACTGAATGAACACACACCAACCAATGCCGTTGCCTCGCTGCTGAAGCCATTGCTGGAGGGCCATGATGCCGGCCTATTATCAGAAGCCGGCTGCCCAGCCATTGCAGACCCGGGAGCGCTACTGGTCCGTCATGCACACGCACACGGCATCCGCGTGAAGCCCTTGGTGGGCCCCTCATCCATTTTACTTGCATTGATGGCATCAGGTGCCAATGGCCAGCGATTCAGCTTTCATGGCTACCTGCCGGCCAACCCAGCCAATCGTGCAAAGGCACTGAAAGACCTGGAAAGACGCTCATCACAGCAAGATGAAGCCATTGCCTTCATTGAAACACCCTACCGCAACAATCAACTATTGGAAACCATTCAGAACCAATGCAAAGGCAGCACCTTGCTATGTGCTGCAGCCAACCTGAATACTGACGAAGAGCAAATCATTTCGTTGCCGATTGCCAACTGGCCCAAACCTGCACCCAACCTTCACAAAATTCCTACCGTTTTCGTGCTTTACGCAAAATCATAG
- a CDS encoding Maf family nucleotide pyrophosphatase — protein MTHPELILASTSRYRRELLERLAIPFIATTPQNVDETPFPNEAPTTTALRLSEWKARSLATLHPNALIIGSDQVATLDGEQIGKPHTHERAVAQLRKMRGRIVEFHSALALLDTRSDSLQTADVVTSVHFRDISDELIEAYLRKEQPYDCAGSAKSEGLGIVIIEAISGDDPNALIGLPLIRLIDMLNNVNYPIL, from the coding sequence ATGACGCACCCAGAATTGATACTTGCCTCGACCTCGCGCTATCGACGAGAGCTACTTGAAAGATTGGCTATCCCATTTATTGCAACCACCCCACAAAATGTGGATGAGACCCCATTTCCCAATGAAGCACCTACCACCACCGCCCTGCGCCTATCGGAATGGAAAGCGCGCTCGCTGGCCACCCTGCACCCCAACGCGTTGATCATTGGCTCAGACCAGGTTGCAACCTTAGATGGCGAACAGATTGGAAAACCACACACCCATGAGCGCGCAGTAGCACAACTGCGGAAAATGCGCGGCCGCATCGTTGAATTCCATTCCGCACTGGCATTGCTCGACACCCGTAGCGACTCACTTCAAACTGCAGATGTCGTCACCTCCGTACATTTCCGCGACATCAGCGATGAGCTGATTGAAGCCTACCTACGCAAAGAACAACCCTATGATTGTGCAGGCAGTGCAAAATCAGAAGGTCTTGGCATCGTCATCATTGAAGCCATTTCCGGCGACGACCCCAATGCCCTGATTGGTCTTCCCCTAATTCGCCTTATCGACATGCTGAATAACGTCAACTACCCAATACTGTAA
- a CDS encoding YceD family protein: MSDSIFIDSEQFARDGQHLTGSVAVADLARLHDQLIGTDGNVTYELLGGTDLRKRGTLTLRVVGSVQQLCQRCLQAMDVSINTDVLLTLFPDEQAIEIASSEEPDIEGIVASKRLDVVALVEDEVLLSLPLAPRHDVCRAAGDTNSRSDKPNPFAVLKQLKQSK, translated from the coding sequence ATGTCCGACTCTATCTTCATCGACAGCGAACAGTTTGCCCGAGATGGCCAGCATCTGACTGGTTCTGTGGCGGTTGCCGATCTTGCGCGGCTGCATGATCAATTGATCGGCACTGATGGGAATGTTACCTATGAGCTGCTAGGCGGTACTGACCTTCGTAAGCGCGGTACGCTTACCTTGCGAGTAGTGGGTAGTGTTCAGCAATTATGTCAGCGTTGCTTACAGGCAATGGATGTATCAATCAATACCGATGTATTGCTGACATTGTTTCCAGATGAGCAGGCGATTGAAATTGCTTCGAGTGAAGAGCCGGATATTGAAGGAATTGTGGCGAGCAAGCGTCTTGACGTCGTAGCGCTGGTTGAAGACGAGGTGCTGTTGAGCTTGCCGCTTGCGCCAAGGCATGACGTATGTCGAGCTGCTGGTGATACGAACTCGCGCTCGGATAAGCCTAATCCGTTTGCAGTATTGAAACAGTTGAAACAATCGAAATAA
- the rpmF gene encoding 50S ribosomal protein L32 has protein sequence MAVQQNKKSPSKRGMHRAHDFLTAPGLAVEPVTGEVHLRHHISPNGFYRGKKVIRTKGE, from the coding sequence ATGGCAGTTCAACAGAATAAAAAGTCCCCTTCTAAGCGTGGTATGCACCGTGCGCATGATTTTTTGACCGCTCCTGGCTTGGCTGTTGAGCCTGTGACTGGTGAAGTACACCTGCGTCACCATATCAGCCCGAACGGTTTCTACCGTGGTAAGAAAGTTATCCGCACCAAGGGTGAATAA
- the plsX gene encoding phosphate acyltransferase PlsX, which yields MDITVAIDAMGGDHGPHVTVPAALKFLSDNPEVNIILVGLQDALEVELKARRASVSPRLRIHHASEVVAMDESPALALKSKKDSSMRVATNLVKTGEAHASVSAGNTGALMAISRFVLKTLPGIERPAIAKIMPTMTGSVCMLDLGANVDCTPEQLVQFGIMGAMLVSAVQHKPNPTVGLLNIGSEDIKGNEIVKQAGELLRKSGLNYYGNVEGNDIYLGTTDVVVSDGFTGNVALKTSEGLAKMVGVFLREEFKRNTYSKLAGIIAFPVLQSFKDRVDSRRYNGASLLGLRGVVVKSHGGADEFAFRYALGQAVEEVRNKVLHRIAEKIAEQFPPSKAETAD from the coding sequence ATGGACATCACAGTCGCAATCGATGCGATGGGCGGTGATCATGGGCCACATGTCACCGTCCCCGCTGCGCTCAAATTTCTGAGCGACAATCCCGAAGTCAATATCATTCTGGTTGGTCTGCAAGACGCCCTTGAGGTTGAGCTCAAAGCGCGCCGTGCATCCGTCAGTCCACGCTTGCGTATTCACCATGCCAGTGAGGTTGTGGCGATGGATGAATCCCCTGCTTTGGCGTTGAAGAGCAAAAAAGATTCTTCAATGCGTGTTGCCACGAATTTGGTCAAAACAGGTGAAGCGCATGCCAGTGTCAGTGCCGGTAATACTGGTGCGCTGATGGCAATTTCCCGATTTGTTCTTAAAACCTTGCCTGGCATTGAGCGTCCAGCCATAGCCAAGATTATGCCAACTATGACGGGTAGCGTCTGTATGCTGGACCTGGGTGCCAATGTGGATTGTACGCCTGAGCAATTGGTGCAATTTGGCATCATGGGCGCCATGCTGGTGTCAGCCGTTCAGCATAAGCCCAATCCAACCGTGGGATTGTTGAATATTGGTTCTGAGGACATTAAAGGAAATGAGATTGTCAAACAAGCTGGTGAGCTGCTTAGAAAAAGTGGTTTGAATTACTATGGTAATGTGGAAGGTAACGATATTTACCTTGGCACAACTGATGTGGTGGTAAGTGACGGATTTACTGGTAATGTTGCGTTGAAGACGTCAGAAGGGCTGGCCAAAATGGTTGGTGTTTTTCTGCGTGAAGAATTCAAGCGGAACACATACAGTAAGCTGGCTGGTATTATCGCTTTCCCGGTATTGCAATCTTTCAAGGATCGCGTAGATTCTCGTCGCTATAACGGTGCCAGCCTGCTTGGTTTGCGCGGTGTGGTTGTTAAAAGTCATGGCGGAGCAGATGAGTTTGCTTTTCGCTATGCACTTGGCCAAGCCGTGGAAGAAGTCAGGAATAAGGTACTGCATCGCATCGCAGAAAAAATCGCCGAGCAATTTCCACCATCCAAAGCAGAAACTGCAGACTAG
- a CDS encoding beta-ketoacyl-ACP synthase III, which produces MYARIIGTGSYLPEKILTNDDLSKLVDTSDAWITERTGIRERRVAAEGEKTSDLALAASRKAIEAAGISPSEIDLIIVATTTPDLIFPSTACILQQKLGIPGCPAFDVQAVCSGFLYALATADNFIRAGSSRCALVIGAEIFSRILDWSDRTTCVLFGDGAGAAVLKRDQVPGVIATELHADGRYTDILRVPGNVAEGAVKGKPYLEMDGPAVFKFAVKALGDAAESILASQRVAKTEVDWMIPHQANLRIIESTARRLDLPMSKVVVTLPYHGNTSAASIPLALDTAVRDGRVKKNDLLLLEGIGGGFAWGSALVRW; this is translated from the coding sequence ATGTACGCTCGAATCATCGGCACCGGCAGCTATCTCCCAGAGAAAATTCTAACCAACGATGATTTGAGTAAGCTGGTTGATACCAGCGATGCCTGGATCACAGAGCGCACAGGTATCCGCGAGCGCCGGGTCGCTGCAGAGGGTGAAAAAACCAGCGACCTGGCTTTGGCTGCCAGTCGTAAGGCAATTGAAGCGGCAGGGATCAGTCCGTCGGAAATTGATCTGATCATTGTTGCCACAACTACTCCCGATCTGATCTTTCCGAGTACTGCCTGTATTCTGCAGCAAAAACTTGGTATCCCAGGTTGTCCGGCTTTCGACGTCCAGGCAGTGTGTAGTGGGTTTCTTTATGCGCTGGCCACGGCTGATAATTTCATTCGCGCTGGGTCCAGTCGCTGTGCGCTTGTAATTGGTGCGGAAATTTTCTCGCGTATTCTAGACTGGTCAGATCGTACAACCTGTGTGCTGTTTGGCGATGGGGCTGGAGCGGCTGTGTTGAAGCGGGATCAGGTACCCGGTGTCATTGCAACGGAGCTACATGCTGATGGTCGATATACTGACATTCTGCGTGTTCCAGGTAATGTTGCCGAGGGTGCTGTTAAGGGTAAGCCCTATCTGGAAATGGACGGACCTGCAGTGTTTAAATTCGCCGTCAAAGCGCTAGGTGATGCTGCAGAGTCAATTCTTGCAAGTCAACGGGTTGCAAAAACCGAGGTTGACTGGATGATTCCGCATCAGGCCAACCTTCGTATCATTGAATCAACCGCCAGACGGCTGGATTTGCCAATGAGCAAGGTGGTAGTGACGTTACCTTATCACGGTAATACATCTGCTGCTTCGATACCGTTGGCGCTGGATACGGCTGTCCGCGATGGACGGGTCAAGAAGAACGATTTGTTGTTGTTAGAAGGTATTGGTGGCGGATTTGCATGGGGCTCCGCGCTTGTTCGTTGGTAA